CGCGAGGTCCCGAAAGACCCCCAGCGGCCGCAGGGAGCCGCACGGCAGCGAGGACGCCGCCTCCCCCTGCGAAGCGCCGATCTCGCACCAAAGCTCCCCGCCGGGCGACAGGTGCCGGGCGGCGCCCGCGACCAGGGGCCGCAGGACCGACAGTCCGTCCCGGCCGGCAAGAAGCGCCACCGGCGGCTCGTGGTCGCGCACCTCGGGCGGCAGGAGGGGCCACTCCCCCTCGGTGACGTACGGAGGGTTCGAGACCACTACAGCAAAACGGACCCCGCATTTCAAGGCGGAAAGCAGGTCGCAGCAGATGGGCAGGACGCGGGCGGAGACGCCGTGGCGCGCCGCGTTCTCGCGCGCCTTCCGCAGGGCTGCGGGCGAGAGGTCGGTGGCCACGACGCAGGCCGCGGGAACCTCCGCGGCAAGGGTCACCGCGATCGCCCCGCTCCCCGTCCCGACTTCGAGCGCGAGGGGTCGGGCCATCGGGGAACGACGAAGGGCCGCCACCGCCCGTTCCGCCAGCCCTTCCGTCTCGGGACGCGGGATGAGGGTGTCGGGGGAGAGCAGGAACTCCCTTCCGAAGAACTCCCAGGCGCCGAGAACGTATTGCAACGGCTCGCCGGCGACGCGACGCGCGATCAGCGGGAGGAGCCGCCCCATCGCATCGCGAACGTCATCGCCCATCGACAGGAATAACCGGCTCCGGGGGATCCCGGTGACGGCGGAGACGAGGATCTCCGCCTCGCCGGGAGCGGGGTCCCGTACGCCCGCCATCTCCCGACGGCAGATCGCGAGGAGCTCCGCGAGACGCATGCCCCGGCCCTTATCCACGCCCGCACGGCGGAGCGCACGATGCAGGGGGATCCCCGGAGCGAAGGTCGCTCTTTCGGAACCCGCGGAGACCTCGTGCCGTTTGAGGTGATGATCCAACTTCTGTCGATGCGGCTTCGCGGAAGACCGGGAGACGACCGCGGGGCACGTTCGCTGGCCGAAGACGGGGAGCCGCGACCGGATGCCCCAACACGAGCTTCGCGCTGCTGGGGTACCCCCGATGGAGGAAAAACGGGGGGCACGACCGGGGACGCCCCCTGCGGAGAAGCGGAAACAGTGCGTACATCTCACGATGCCGGGGATCGGCTCGATACGAAACCCTGTCGTTAAACACGAGCACTTCAGCCGGTCTTGCGGAGCGCCTCGACCTGGGCCTGGGACGTCAGGGCGTCGATGAAGGGATCGAACCCGCCGTCGAGCACGGTGGAGAGCTGGTGCAGCGTCAGCCCGACCCGGTGGTCCGTCACGCGATTCTGGGGAAAATTGTAGGTGCGGATCCGTTCGCTGCGGTCCCCGGTCCCCACCTGGGAGCGTCGCAGGTCGGCCCGCTCGGACTGGCGTTTCGCCATCTCGGCGTCATAGAGGCGCGAACGGAGGATCTTCATGGCCTTCGACTTGTTCTTCAACTGGGACTTCTCGTCCTGGCACTGGACGACGATCCCCGTGGGAACGTGCGTGATGCGCACCGCCGAGTCGGTGGTGTTGACGCTCTGGCCTCCGGGGCCGGAGGAGCGGAACACGTCGATCCGGAGGTCGTCCGGCTGGATCTGGACGTCCACCTCTTCCGCCTCGGGCATCACCGCCACGGTCACCGTGGAGGTGTGGATCCGTCCCCCCGCCTCCGTCGCCGGCACGCGCTGGACCCGGTGGACGCCGCTTTCGTATTTCAGACGGCTGTACGCCCCGCGTCCTTCGATCATGGCGATCACTTCCTTGGTGCCCCCCAGCCCGGTTTCGCTGCGGGAGAGGATCTCGACCTTCCAGCGCTTGGCGTCGGCGTACATCCCGTAGGCGCGGAAGAGCTCCCCGGCAAAGGCGGACGCTTCGTCTCCCCCGGCGCCGGCGCGGATCTCGATGAGGATATTTTTTTCGTCGTTGGGATCCTTCGGGACGAGCAGGGCGCGAATCTCGTCCGCGAGACGATCCTTTTCCGAGGTCAACCGGTCGATCTCCTCGCGGACCATCGCTTTCATGGCGGGATCGGTCTCCCCGTCCTGGAGTGCCCGGTTGTCGGCGAGCTCCTGCTCGATCTTCCGGTACCGCGCATGAGCCGCCGCCACCGGCCGCAGATCGGCGAGCTCCCGCCCGACCCGCTGCATCTCCCGCGGGTTCCCCGTGACCGACGGATCCGACAGAAGCCGTTCCAACTCCGGTATCCGGGCCACAACCGTTTCGAGCTTATCCCACAAGGGAGACCTCCGGCCCCGGTGGTCCCGACACGCGCCGGAACGACACGATCGCCACCTCGATCTGGGGAAGGTCCGGTTCCCGGGTCGTCAGTCGCTGCAGCCACAGTCCCGGCGCGACGAGCGCCCGGAACCAGGGGGACCGGACCTTTTTCGCCGACAGCCGCAGCACCTCGTAGGAGATCCCCGCGATCGCGGGGATCAGCGGAAGCCGCAGGAGCGCCTTCGCCAGAAGGGAGCTCTCCCTCGGGATGAGGGAGAAGACGAGGATGCTGATCACCATCACGAACAGGAGGAAACTGGTGCCGCACCGCGGGTGCAGGCGCGGGTACTCCCCCACCGCTTCGGGCGTGAGGTCCGCTTTCGCCTCGTAGGCGTTGATCACCTTGTGCTCCGCGCCGTGGTACTCGAAGACCCTCCGGATATCCTTCATCCGCGTGATCCCGGCGATGTACAGGACGAAGATCAGCACACGGATCGCCCCGTCCGCGAGATTGAAGGCGATCGATCCCCGGAGGGCAGGGACCAGGCCGGCCAGGAGATGGGTCGCGTACAGCGGGATGAGGAAAAAGAGACCGACCCCCAGGAGAAGCGCCATCGCCATGGCCCCCGCCATGGCCAGCCCCGCGGACTTCGCTCCTTCCCCCGTGGCCTTCGCGGCATCGGATGCGCCTTCCGTGTTCTCCATCGCCTCGTCCGCCGAGTATTGCAGGGCGCGGTACCCGATCGCCAACATGGCCGCCATCGTCACAACCCCGCGCACCAGGGGGATCTTCGCGATCCGCTTCCTCGCCGCCGATTCCGCGAGGGGGAAATCCCGCACCCGGATTTCCCCGTTGGCCTTCCGCACCGCGACCGCGTACGCCAGCGGTCCCTTCATCATCACGCCCTCGATGACCGCCTGGCCGCCGAGGACGAGTTCCGCTGGTTCCGTGGGCATCAGGCGCCGACCCCCTTCCCGAGGGCCGCGATCTCCCGGCGCACCTCCGCCGGCTTGCCGCAGCTCATCTTCCCTTCCGGGCACCCGCCCCGTACGCACCCGGGGCCTGCCGTCTCGAACAGCAGCGGCGCCCTATCCCTCGCCGCCGAAAGCATCCGCTTCGCCATCTCGCGGATCTCCCACTGCGCCCGGCGGCATGTGCGCAACGCGAAGAAATGGTGCAATTCACGCGCGTTCATCGTGATCAGGATCTTCGTTTCCGTCGCGTTGGGAAGCGCGAAGCGCGCGTCCTCCGGCGGGACGCCGGCCTTCATCAATTTCGCGTAGAGCCGGGAGCAGGCCGTCATGTGGCGCTCATACCCGGCCAGCAGGTCGGGGGAGGCCGCGACGGTCGGGGGGGTAACGTACCCGAACTTCGCGGCGACGTACCGCTGGCTCTGCTGGGAATACGAGGCGATGCGGTGGCGGACCAGCTGGTGCGAGGTGGCGCGGGAGATCCCCTCCACACCGTAAGTGAGGGTCACGTGCTCGAGGACGGAGGCGTGTCCCATCGAGAGGACCCGGCGGACGAGACTCCTCGCGTCCCGCCGGGAAAGATCCTCCCGGAGCTCACCGATCGACGCGGGGGAGTAACACAGCCGCGCCGCGAGCGCGACGACGCGCTCCGGGTCGGGGGTGCACGTGAGCAGCAAGACGTTCACGGCGGGAAGGCGCCCCCGTGGGCAACTACGCCTTCGCCTCCTTGCCGTACTTCTTCTCGAACTTTTCGATCCGTCCCGCGGTGTCGATCAGTTTCTGCTTGCCCGTGAAGAACGGGTGGCAGTTGGAGCAGATGGCCACCTTGATCTCCTCCGTGACCGACATCGTCTCGAAGGTGTTTCCGCAGGCGCATTTCACGGTCGCGGTGACGTACTTCGGATGCGTGTTTTCCTTCATCGTTCCGTTTCCTTTCCGCCGTTTCAGGAGTTCATCGACTCGATGAACTCCTTGTTCGTCTTGGTCTTGGAGATCTTGTCCAGGAGGAACTCCATGCTCTCCGCCGGCGACAGGGGAGAGAGGAACTTCCGGAGGATCCAGACGCGCTGGAGGAGGTTCTTCTCGAGGAGAAGCTCCTCCTTCCGCGTGCCGGACTTGTTGATATCGATGGCCGGGAAGATCCGCTTCTCGGCGATCTTCCGGTCGAGGACGAGTTCGTTGTTGCCGGTTCCCTTGAACTCCTCGAAGATCACCTCGTCCATCCGGCTGCCGGTCTCGATGAGGGCCGTCGCGATGATGGTCAGGGATCCCCCCTCCTCGATGTTCCGTGCCGCACCGAAGAACCGCTTCGGCTTCTGGAGGGCGTTGGCGTCGACGCCGCCGGAGAGGACCTTTCCCGACGGCGGGACGACGGCATTGTAGGCCCGCGCCAGGCGCGTGATGCTGTCGAGCAGGATGACCACGTCCTTCTTGTGCTCCACAAGGCGCTTCGCCTTCTCGAGGACCATCTCCGCCACCTGGACGTGGCGTTGCGCCGGCTCGTCGAACGTGGAGGAGATGACTTCACCCTTGACGCTGCGCTGCATGTCGGTCACCTCCTCGGGCCGTTCGTCGATGAGCAGCACGATGAGGACGGCCTCGGGGTGGTTCTTGGTGAGGCCGTTCGCGATGTTCTGGAGGATGACCGTCTTCCCCGCCCTCGGCGGGGAGGTGATCAGCGCGCGCTGCCCCTTGCCGATCGGGGCGATGAGGTCGATGATCCGGGTGGCGTAGTTGTCGTGCGCGTATTCCATCGTGAACTTTTCCTGCGGGTAGAGGGGCGTCAGGTTGTCGAAGAGGATCTTGTCCTTGCTGATTTCGGGATCTTCGTAGTTGACCTTCTCGACTTTCAGGAGGGCGAAGTACCTCTCGTCCCCCTTGGGCGCCCGGATCTGCCCGCTGACGGTGTCCCCCGTGCGCAGGCCGAAGCGGCGGATCTGCGAGGGAGAGACGTAGATGTCGTCGGGACCCGGAAGGTAGTTGGAGTCGGGGGCGCGGAGGAATCCGTAGCCGTCGGGGAGGACCTCGAGGACCCCCTCTCCGGAGACGATCACTTCCTGGTCGGTCTGGGACTGGAGGATGGCGAAGATGAGTTCCTGCTTTTTCAGGCCGGCGGCGCCGTCGACGTTCATCTTCTTGGCGATTTCGGTCAGGTCGCCGATCCGCATCCCTTTCAGCTCTTTCAGGTTCATGCACTCTCTCCCGGGAACATGGGTATTCTCCTGCATCATATGGGAACCACCGTTTTCAGCATGGTGGAAAAACGCTCGGAAGGCACTCCAAAGGGCAGTGGGTTCTCGCCGAATGTGCGTTGATCTGGTCCGGAGATTAGAAGATTACCCCATATAAGACCTCCCCGTCAATCCCTGATATAGAGAAAACTCAACTGCCGGGCAGTCGCCGATTTTTCGCGTCGGAAGGAGTGGAAGCGGGGGGAGCAGACCGTGCAGGGCCCCGCCGCCTCCATTTGGCCGGCGGGGACCCCGGCGCCCCGGAGCGTCTCCAAGGCGAGCCCCTGCAGGTCGGCGACCCACTTCCCCGGCGTCTTCCCCTTCTTTAAGTGCTCCGTCTCCCCCGGCAGACCACGAAGCGCCTCCGCCGTTTCCTCCCCGATCTCGTAGCAGCATCCCCGCGCGCAGGGGCCCGCGGCAGCGACGATCCCCCCCACGACGGATTCCCCGAATCGCACCGCAAGGACGCGCACGGTTTCCTCGACGATCCCTGCGGCGAGCCCCCGCCACCCCGCGTGGATGGCCGCGGCGGCAGGGATCTCCCGGTGGGCGAGGAGGATCGGGACGCAATCCGCCGTGTGGACCCCCACCCCCGTCCCGGGACTCTCCGTCCAGAGGGCGTCTCCCTCCCTCTTCCACCCGCCGGGGACATCCCCGTCTCCGGTTTCGAAGGAAAGGACGGATGCCGAGTGAACCTGCTTCAGCGTACCGACTGTTTCCGCGGATAGGGAAAAGACCTCCCGCAGCCGTTCGCGACGCCCTCGCCCCTCCACCGGATCCACGCCGAGGAAGGCGTGGTAGACCCATGGCACGGAGCGCAGCAGGGGAGACTGCACGAAGTGTGGAAGGGGCCTCATCGGGCCGCTTCCACTGCGGCGCGGAAGGCGCGAAACTCCGGCGGGTCGGGAATGGTGAAAGAGAGAGGCTCCCCGGTAACCGGATGCGGGAACGCCAGATGGAATGCGTGCAGGAGAAAGCGGGAGACCGTCACCGTCCGGGCGGGTGTCCCCTTCCCGAGGGGGATCTTCCTCGATCTTCCGTACACGTCGTCTCCGACAATCGGACACCCGAGGTGGGCGCAGTGAACCCGCACCTGGTGGGTGCGTCCCGTCTCCAGCCGGAACTCCAGAAGGGAGAATGGACCGAACGTTTCGATCCGCCGGTAGCGGGTGACGGCCTCCCGCCCCCCCGCCGGCAGCACCGCCATCTTTTTCCGGTGGACGGGGTGCCTCCCGATCCGCGTCGACACGGTCCCTGTGTCCGCAGGCGGACATCCGAAGACGATCCCATGGTACTTCCGCTCCATCGCGTGGGAGGCAAACCGGGCAGACAGCGTCCCGTGGGCGGCGTCGGTCTTCGCGACCACGAGAATTCCGGAGGTGTCGCGATCGAGCCGGTGGACGATCCCCGGACGGGAAACGCCCCCGATCCCGGAAAGGGTGTCGGAGCGCCCAAGGAGCGCGTTCACGAGAGTTCCGCGGGGGTGCCCCGGCGCGGGGTGAACCACCATGCCGGCGGGTTTTTCGACGACCAGAAGGTGGGCGTCTTCATACATCACCCGGAGGGGAAGATCCTCGGGCGTCATGTCGAGGGGGATGGGGGGAGGGACGACGACGGTCATCATTTCCCCGCCCTTCAGGCGGGTCGACGGTCGAACGATCTCTCCCGCCAGGTGGACGTTCCCCTCCTCGATCAGCCGCTGCCCGCGCGCCCGGGAGATTCCCGGGATCGCCTCCGGAAGGTACCGATCGAGGCGTTCCCCCGCCCGGTCGGCCGGAACGGTCAGCCGGTGCGTCCCGCGCGGTCCTCCCGGCACGCTACCAGATCTTCGAGGGGACGTGCCCTTGCGGCTTGAGCAGGACATCCACCAGCGCCTGGTCGAAATAATTCGTGCTCTTCGCGATTTCGGGGTCGACGCGGCTCAGGT
This genomic interval from Candidatus Deferrimicrobium sp. contains the following:
- the prmC gene encoding peptide chain release factor N(5)-glutamine methyltransferase, which translates into the protein MRLAELLAICRREMAGVRDPAPGEAEILVSAVTGIPRSRLFLSMGDDVRDAMGRLLPLIARRVAGEPLQYVLGAWEFFGREFLLSPDTLIPRPETEGLAERAVAALRRSPMARPLALEVGTGSGAIAVTLAAEVPAACVVATDLSPAALRKARENAARHGVSARVLPICCDLLSALKCGVRFAVVVSNPPYVTEGEWPLLPPEVRDHEPPVALLAGRDGLSVLRPLVAGAARHLSPGGELWCEIGASQGEAASSLPCGSLRPLGVFRDLAGRDRYVGWKNPEQEC
- the prfA gene encoding peptide chain release factor 1 — its product is MWDKLETVVARIPELERLLSDPSVTGNPREMQRVGRELADLRPVAAAHARYRKIEQELADNRALQDGETDPAMKAMVREEIDRLTSEKDRLADEIRALLVPKDPNDEKNILIEIRAGAGGDEASAFAGELFRAYGMYADAKRWKVEILSRSETGLGGTKEVIAMIEGRGAYSRLKYESGVHRVQRVPATEAGGRIHTSTVTVAVMPEAEEVDVQIQPDDLRIDVFRSSGPGGQSVNTTDSAVRITHVPTGIVVQCQDEKSQLKNKSKAMKILRSRLYDAEMAKRQSERADLRRSQVGTGDRSERIRTYNFPQNRVTDHRVGLTLHQLSTVLDGGFDPFIDALTSQAQVEALRKTG
- a CDS encoding DUF1385 domain-containing protein encodes the protein MPTEPAELVLGGQAVIEGVMMKGPLAYAVAVRKANGEIRVRDFPLAESAARKRIAKIPLVRGVVTMAAMLAIGYRALQYSADEAMENTEGASDAAKATGEGAKSAGLAMAGAMAMALLLGVGLFFLIPLYATHLLAGLVPALRGSIAFNLADGAIRVLIFVLYIAGITRMKDIRRVFEYHGAEHKVINAYEAKADLTPEAVGEYPRLHPRCGTSFLLFVMVISILVFSLIPRESSLLAKALLRLPLIPAIAGISYEVLRLSAKKVRSPWFRALVAPGLWLQRLTTREPDLPQIEVAIVSFRRVSGPPGPEVSLVG
- the thyX gene encoding FAD-dependent thymidylate synthase, encoding MNVLLLTCTPDPERVVALAARLCYSPASIGELREDLSRRDARSLVRRVLSMGHASVLEHVTLTYGVEGISRATSHQLVRHRIASYSQQSQRYVAAKFGYVTPPTVAASPDLLAGYERHMTACSRLYAKLMKAGVPPEDARFALPNATETKILITMNARELHHFFALRTCRRAQWEIREMAKRMLSAARDRAPLLFETAGPGCVRGGCPEGKMSCGKPAEVRREIAALGKGVGA
- the rpmE gene encoding 50S ribosomal protein L31 — protein: MKENTHPKYVTATVKCACGNTFETMSVTEEIKVAICSNCHPFFTGKQKLIDTAGRIEKFEKKYGKEAKA
- the rho gene encoding transcription termination factor Rho; this encodes MNLKELKGMRIGDLTEIAKKMNVDGAAGLKKQELIFAILQSQTDQEVIVSGEGVLEVLPDGYGFLRAPDSNYLPGPDDIYVSPSQIRRFGLRTGDTVSGQIRAPKGDERYFALLKVEKVNYEDPEISKDKILFDNLTPLYPQEKFTMEYAHDNYATRIIDLIAPIGKGQRALITSPPRAGKTVILQNIANGLTKNHPEAVLIVLLIDERPEEVTDMQRSVKGEVISSTFDEPAQRHVQVAEMVLEKAKRLVEHKKDVVILLDSITRLARAYNAVVPPSGKVLSGGVDANALQKPKRFFGAARNIEEGGSLTIIATALIETGSRMDEVIFEEFKGTGNNELVLDRKIAEKRIFPAIDINKSGTRKEELLLEKNLLQRVWILRKFLSPLSPAESMEFLLDKISKTKTNKEFIESMNS
- a CDS encoding polyphenol oxidase family protein: MRPLPHFVQSPLLRSVPWVYHAFLGVDPVEGRGRRERLREVFSLSAETVGTLKQVHSASVLSFETGDGDVPGGWKREGDALWTESPGTGVGVHTADCVPILLAHREIPAAAAIHAGWRGLAAGIVEETVRVLAVRFGESVVGGIVAAAGPCARGCCYEIGEETAEALRGLPGETEHLKKGKTPGKWVADLQGLALETLRGAGVPAGQMEAAGPCTVCSPRFHSFRREKSATARQLSFLYIRD
- a CDS encoding RluA family pseudouridine synthase codes for the protein MPGGPRGTHRLTVPADRAGERLDRYLPEAIPGISRARGQRLIEEGNVHLAGEIVRPSTRLKGGEMMTVVVPPPIPLDMTPEDLPLRVMYEDAHLLVVEKPAGMVVHPAPGHPRGTLVNALLGRSDTLSGIGGVSRPGIVHRLDRDTSGILVVAKTDAAHGTLSARFASHAMERKYHGIVFGCPPADTGTVSTRIGRHPVHRKKMAVLPAGGREAVTRYRRIETFGPFSLLEFRLETGRTHQVRVHCAHLGCPIVGDDVYGRSRKIPLGKGTPARTVTVSRFLLHAFHLAFPHPVTGEPLSFTIPDPPEFRAFRAAVEAAR